The Stigmatella aurantiaca DW4/3-1 genome contains the following window.
GAACAGGCGGAGCGGGAGGCGGCCCAGGTGGCCGATGGGCTGTATGCGCGGGTTCGAGAGGAGCTGCTGGCGACCGCCCGGGACACGCCCCTGTCCACCTACCGGCTTCAGCTCCATCAGGGCTTCCGCTTCCAGGACGCGCGGGCAGTGGTGCCGTACCTGGCCCGGCTGGGGGTGAGCGATCTGTATGCCTCCCCGTACCTGAAGGCCACGCCGGGCAGTACCCATGGGTATGACTGCGTGGACCACCAGCACCTCAACCCCGAGGTGGGGTCGGCCGAAGACCATCAAGCGCTCTGCCAGACGCTGAAGCAGCACCACCTGGGGCATGTGGTGGACGTGGTGCCCAACCACATGGGCATCGAGCGCCTCAATCCCCTGTGGTTCGACGTGCTGGAGAACGGCCCGTCCTCGCTGTACGCGAAGTACTTCGACATCGACTGGGCCCCGGTGAAGGCCGAGCTGCGGGACAAGGTGCTCCTGCCCATCCTGGGAGACCAGTACGGCATCGTCCTGGAGCGGGGGGAGCTGAAGCTCGCCTTCCGGGAGGGGGCCTTCTTCATCCAGTACTATGACCACTTCCTGCCGCTGGCCCCGCGCCAGTATGCGTATGTGCTGAGCCAGGAGCTGGCGGGGTTGGTGGCGAAGCTGGGGGAGGGCCACCCGCAGCTCATCGAGCTTCAGTCCATCCTCACCGCCATCGAGCACCTGCCCTCGCGCACGGAGACGGAGCGGGCCAAGGTCATCGAGCGCAACCGCGAGAAGGAGGTCATCAAGCGGCGGCTCGCGGCGTTGGTGGAGACCAGCCCGGAGGTGGCCGCCTTCGTGGCCGCCCGGGTGGCCGCCGTCAACGGTACCCCCGGCAACCCGCGCTCCTTCGATCAGTTGGACACGCTGCTGTCGCACTGCTCCTACCGGCTGGCGCACTGGCGCGTGGCCGGCGAGGAGATCAACTACCGGCGCTTCTTCGACATCAACGGGCTGGCCGCCATCCGCGTGGAGGATCCGGACGTCTTCGATGAGGCCCACGCCCGCATCTTCGACTGGCTGCGCGAGGGCTGCGTCACGGGGCTGCGCATCGATCACCCGGACGGATTGTTCGATCCCACGGCCTACTTCCTCCGGCTCCAGGAGCGCTTCTTCCTGGAGCGGGCGAAGGCGCGTTTCCAGGCGGAGCACGGGGCTCAGGACGCCCGCTGGGCGGCGGTGGAGCAGCGCCTGGCGCAGCGGTGGCAGGAGGAAGCGGGGCAGGATCCTGCCTCGCCGCTGCGCAAGGCGCTCTACGTGGTGGTGGAGAAGATCCAGGGGGGCAAGGAGCGCATTCCCGAGGTGTGGGCCGTGCACGGCACCACCGGCTACCGCTTCGCCAACGCGGTGGGAGGCCTCTTCGTGCAGCCAGAGGCGGAGAAACCGCTGACGGAGACGTACCACCGCTTCCTGGGGGAGTCGCCCGACTTCGAGCAACTGGTCTATCAGAAGAAGCAGTTCATCATGCGCACCGCCATGTCGAGCGAGATCAACATGCTCGCCCATGAGCTGAACCGCATCTCGGAGATGAACCGCCGTACCCGGGATTTCACGCTCAACAGCTTGCGCCGGGCGCTCGTGGAGTTCATCGCGCTGTTTCCCGTGTACCGCACCTATGTGGACGGGTGGCGGCCAGAGCTGGATGCCCGGGACGTGCAGTACATCGAGTGGACCATCTCCCGGGCCAAAGCGAACAACGCCATCACCAACACCAGCATCTTCGACTTCCTCAGCGACATCCTCCTGAGGCGCTACCCGGAGCACCTCAACGAGAACGAGCGGGCGGAGATGCTGCGCTTCGCCATGAAGCTGCAGCAGGTGACCGGGCCGGTGATGGCCAAGGGGCTGGAGGACACCTCCTTCTATATCTACAACCGGCTCGTCTCGCTCAACGAGGTGGGGGGAGAGCCCGAGCACTTTGGAATCAGCACCGCCACCTTCCACCAGCGCAACCAGGAGCGCGCGGACCACTGGCCCGCGAGCTTGCTCACCACCAGCACGCACGACACCAAGCGGAGCGAGGATGTGCGGGCCCGGCTGAACGTGCTCACCGAGTTGCCCGACGTGTGGCGCCA
Protein-coding sequences here:
- the treY gene encoding malto-oligosyltrehalose synthase, which encodes MLLDGSKEAKAATPEQAEREAAQVADGLYARVREELLATARDTPLSTYRLQLHQGFRFQDARAVVPYLARLGVSDLYASPYLKATPGSTHGYDCVDHQHLNPEVGSAEDHQALCQTLKQHHLGHVVDVVPNHMGIERLNPLWFDVLENGPSSLYAKYFDIDWAPVKAELRDKVLLPILGDQYGIVLERGELKLAFREGAFFIQYYDHFLPLAPRQYAYVLSQELAGLVAKLGEGHPQLIELQSILTAIEHLPSRTETERAKVIERNREKEVIKRRLAALVETSPEVAAFVAARVAAVNGTPGNPRSFDQLDTLLSHCSYRLAHWRVAGEEINYRRFFDINGLAAIRVEDPDVFDEAHARIFDWLREGCVTGLRIDHPDGLFDPTAYFLRLQERFFLERAKARFQAEHGAQDARWAAVEQRLAQRWQEEAGQDPASPLRKALYVVVEKIQGGKERIPEVWAVHGTTGYRFANAVGGLFVQPEAEKPLTETYHRFLGESPDFEQLVYQKKQFIMRTAMSSEINMLAHELNRISEMNRRTRDFTLNSLRRALVEFIALFPVYRTYVDGWRPELDARDVQYIEWTISRAKANNAITNTSIFDFLSDILLRRYPEHLNENERAEMLRFAMKLQQVTGPVMAKGLEDTSFYIYNRLVSLNEVGGEPEHFGISTATFHQRNQERADHWPASLLTTSTHDTKRSEDVRARLNVLTELPDVWRQKVQHWAQLNARHVTLLASGAAPSRNDEYLLYQTLVGAWPMGEHVPAKEFEAFHHRVRDYMAKALKEAKVRTSWTSPDADYDGAVARFVDACFDAKQSSAFLDDVRQFKRRIERAGQHNAVGQLVLKLASPGVVDTYQGCELWDLSLVDPDNRRPVDYTVRAKLLEALDAEAAKDRQALCSRLVSHMDDGHVKLYVLAEGLRLRQRQAALFRAGAYRALELSGPRSQAAVAFAREREGAVVLAAVPRFTLSALEEAGGLARAYEGTFVDLPEAYGGMMFQDVLTGRQVRPERGATGGVVLPLAPLLSGFPVILLERSSG